The DNA region aaaaaaaattagctaatTAAGATCTATCGGATGGTGAGCTCATTGGTCTGGAGAATGATGTACATTAGAAGAAATTAGGTTCAATTTATTGAATTATCaataatcttgtttttttttagagtattttttgtgtgtgggtgtgtgttaACATTGGGCAACCCCAATGCAATAATCTTCTTCCTTTCAAACCCTATGTCAGGAGGTCAAGGGTTGTTTTGAACTCAAAAGTCAAGAACTAAAAGACTCCCCTATAATTTTAGGAGCTATCAAACCCCATCTCAAAAGTCAAGACTTAAAGACTTAAAAGACACCCCTTGGTTTTTTAGGAGCAGGGCCTTCGATAAactctgtttttttttgggggggggagggggggtgtGGGTTAGATGAACTCAATCATTCGCATAATTTTCTTCCCAAACCCAAATGCTCCAAACTTTCAATTACATAGGTACATATCTTTTCACATGGGTCGATGataaatttctaaaatcatGTGATTACACCACTAAAGCTTTTAGAACTTTTTAAAAGCCCACCTAATAGTTCATGTAATCTTACTTGTCCACATAATTTCTTGTGGGTTCTTTTTGTTGTCTTGTCATGTGTTGAACTCTAATTGGCGAGTTTATGCCTAGGGGTTGAGTTCACAATTCACATTAGCGAGGAAACCAATGACAATCACCTATTTTAGAGAGAGATCGTGTGTGAAATCATTTCTATTGTCTTGTCACGCATTGAACTATAATTGGTGAGTTCGTGTATGGGGATGAGTTCATTGCTCACATCAGCAATAGAAGCAATGACATTACTAATGCACTCATTGTTTTGCTAATTGAGTGAGAGAGATAAAGGAGGGAGAGAGTTGAATATGAGTAATAGTTCGCATTAATGAGAGAGGACAAACGTTACATGGAGAGacgaagaaaaaggaaattacaTTTGCTcaaattagagagatagagagaggttGAGTTCATTGCTCATATTAGCAAGGGAAGCAACGatgattagagagagagagagtgagagatgacTATGAATAATAATTCGCATTAATGAAAAAGGATAGACGTTACATAGGGAGACGAAGAAAATGGGAATCTCATTTTTGCTActcaaatgagagagagagcgagatgAGTAATAATTTGCATTAATTAGAGAAGATGGACATTAaatgaagataaagaaaaatagaatttcaTTTATGCTACTCAAATGATcgtaatactttttttttatttttttatagatacttataataattacaatatactgTTAACGCCGTAGTTCGAATTCTTTTTCCTATAAACTTTCAAGCACTTTGCGTACAATGAAGTGTAAATTAAGTTGCAAGACTCTTAACAAATGATCATAATACTTACTGACTTTTTGAATGTAAGTAATGAAGGTTTTAATAtggaaatgaaatgaaatagaaatagaaagttCGGTTGGGTAAGTTAATGTAGATGGCTTCTTAACTAGCCTTGCTTTTTATAACAGTATTCAGGTTCTGTAAAAATATCCTTTAGAAATCAGGAAGAGCTTGTTTGAAATAGTGGGTATTAGAAGAACTTGAACTTTGGGCAATGAAACTCATGAGAGATTGAGCTAGTTTTGCTTTATGCTAAGCGTGATAGGTTGGTTGATCTAGCTTAATCTAGTTTTGTTGTTATAAGGGACTATAAATTCATAACCTTTCCACTAACTCTATTGAACTCAATTGGTGTCAATCTACCAAGGGCCTTGTAGTTAAATTAACACCACTCAATATTTCTAACAAAGGAGTTCAGGGTTAAAATCCCTCTCCTCTTAACTAtccaattatcaaaataagaaaaacaaaaagactaataatacaaaattaattgttttaaaatCATGAGGTATTCTCTTGACATAAAGAAGGCTCTGACCATAATTGTGTTCCAACtcaaattattagtatttttcgTAAATAATTATATAGTCTAGATCGACCTAGCACACATTCAATGTGGGAATATTCAACAGTGTCTATACAACATCTTCACAATCTAAATCCGTCACAACTTTAGACAATTCAGGGTATTACACCCTGTAAAGCTTAGTAACAAGATATCTGTACACATATCAAGGTACTTACATAACATAACACAGGCATCAGCATCTGCCAGGAAAGTTATACAATTGCTATACGTAGACTCTTGCTTCCAGTCTACTTAGAGATTATCAAGGGTAATTACACCAGAAGCATGCAGGTTATGCAGCATCAGGCATAAAGctcacaataataaataaacgtAGTACCCAGGGCAGGAATACAGGTGTGGTACTAGAATATGGCAAAATATCAGAACTTCTCCACTCCGAAGTTACAAGTACCAGTGGCATATGATAGAGTCTCTCAAGATCAATGTATAATCATTCCTGTCCAAGATATTGATAACAATTTGTTGAGTTGAATCAATTTCACTTTTCTTCGTTATTATGTAAGTTGATTATTCTTTACTAAaagaagagggggggggggggagggagaTATTTCAACAGCTAATGGGATGGTAACAaatgatttaaattgaaaaGGCAAATAATGCAACATTTTCTCTGGGAAAAAGGGATTTTTCTGTGATTAAGAATTGATTGATATAGAAGTGCATATAATGTGTGTTCGTGCAAGGGATCATGTTCCCTAAATTGtcaacaaaaagagaaaaaattatttttagttcaccatTTCTATTGGTGTGAAATTGTTGAAGTACTATCCAAGGAATTATAGGTTACAACATTATTCTTTCTCATCAGAGCCAAATTAGTCCTCCAGAGCACAAGCTTCCGAAAGGAGAGGTTCACAGGAATGGTGGACGAACATAGGCAGATCCATTGAAGCATTTGCAACGGACTTATATTCTTCTAGTACTTCCACAGTCATTGATGTAATATCCTGTACATAATTGCACATCTTCAGGTATAAGAGGATCAAAGTACAAGCAAGCAACcaacttaaattttattgtaacaaAGTCTCTTCAGCCTCAATATATGAGATCTCATGGGTTGCAGAGCTTTTTATCAGTTCACATAAGCATGATGTGCTCATTGTTTCATTTTAAAGCTTTTAGAGCGAATAACACCTAGAAGCCTCCCAGACAAACTGGTacataaaagaaatattatgctttatttgagtttttgttcctgactatgtcattaattttttacCTTGCTGTTCAATCCACGGATGTAGCCAACAAGTGTGAGCTGGGTCTGCTGGCCAGATATGCAGTCAATGTTTCCATCAATTATGCAAATATGCTGCAAAAAGAGAACCAAAACCTACATGATTAATTTTGTGTTGACTTACAATAAGCAACCTGGGtgcatttttagaaaaaaatttaagatcaCATAAAAATTAGTAGAATCATTGCTGAAGGGCCCTCAAGACCAACCtattttcaactttcaagtaaAGAAAAACCAGATAATCAGAAAAAATAGTCATCCCATTtgattatatttctttctttaaatataaattatataatttgagGGTCAGCCCAAAAAATTATTcactatacattttttttttctccacaaCTAGTTACACTACACTATAATTGGAGGGACAGCCCAGAAAACTATACTGTGAGGATTTATTGGGCTCATCAACCAACTTCAACTTGTTAGTTGTTACTGAATATTCGTTCTACTTCTTCATTTGAAGGGTATTACATCCCAACTCTAAGAGTACAGGGAGACCATCATCAAATTGCTCACCATTGTGGTGATCTCAGTATAGCACACATGGGACATCTGAGAAACTAAGTGAGAATTGGTCATCTGTGGGACTTGATGACAATACATTATTTTCCCTAGGGAGTGATCAATACGTGGAAGACCAAGCCTAGAAATGACAATAACAATACCTGCCTAGTAAATTACCAATGCCTGTGGGGGTCTAAACAGGAATGGTGGATTACAGGCAGTTAATCAGGTGAGTTCAGCTACATTAAAATCATTTTCACCGATGTCTCAGTAGTAACAGCCAGTAGATATCTTCAAACCAACTTCATGCTCTTGAGGATTCAAACTCAGGATGTTGACCCCAACTAGATCACGAGAGGGAGACATAGCTAATAGCTTAACCACAACTTTAGACTCAATAATGGAAAGGGCTTATTCTAAAAGTGCCGAGGAAAGAAAAAACTTGCATTGAAtttgttaataataatatagaccCATTTCGAATTGTGTCCACATACAAGGACATGAAAGCAAAAGCTAATCGAATGGCCAAGAGTTGAGTACTCACAAATTTTCTCTTAGAAATACAGGAACACTGATCCCATCCAATGCTAACCACAACTTTGAACCTTTTATGCGGATCAACTTTGGCCCAACCAAAGTAAACTCCAAAAATTTGGTCTGGAAGAGCAGATACTCCATTCTCTGGATATATGTTTCAATGTTATTAAGAAGACAGAATACATACTATTACAATATTAAAACCAGAGAATCATAGGAGCCTGAAAATTAATGAATGCCATagtcaaacaagaaaaatgattaaaaatatgttaaatcTTGTTTTAATCCTCAGGTTTCTTAATTCCAACCATAGGGGAAAAAGCAGTGACTTTGGTTGACAATTAAAAGGTCAGATTGGCCTCTGATCTGTTCAATGAAGTAGAAAATTATGTATGGAACTTGAGACATAAAGTAAAACCCAGAGTTGAAAGTAAGTTGTCTATGATACTAATGTTATCAAACTGCTATTCAAATAATATCAAGGTGAAGAAGTTAAAACAAACCTATGACTTCACACACAGAGCCGTTGACAGATACAATGTTCACATGAATTGGTTCAATAGGTAATGCATTATCTACCCCTGAAACCATTATTTAAACCAAATCATTCAATAGGGAAATGAAGTGCATAGGGctataaatttaaataagatGAAATATTTACAGTCGTCCAATGGTGGAAGACCCCATTGCTCGGGTTGAAATTCGAGAAGCGAATGAAGCACAGAATCTGCTAGGGCATAACAATCAGTTTCACTATGGGATGGAACAGCAACTACCTTCATTTTTGCTGCATTAGCTGCTCGAACACCAACCCTATAGAAATGTATTGATCAGTATTGGTTTTGTGTGTAACAAATATAATAACCCCATAGAAGTGAGAGCTTGGTGCATAGGGTACGACTTTTACGACCTTTCCCCAATGTATTTAATTCTAACAATTATGAATATAATTCTTTGAAGAAAGTTACCATTAGATTTATTAGAAAAACCAAATGATCCACTCAATATTGCCATGCAGTTATTGATGTATACAGATCAGAAATATATTTTGTAGAACATACATCATCCAGATAGTCCATCACAAATCACTATGCTGGCATTCACAAGCTATTAGACATAATTGTAATTTGTATACTGAAGAATGTTGGGTATGCTGGTTTAGTCTTTCACTGAGAAGCTTATGTAACAAATATATGTTGTACTGACAGTTGCAGTAAGGCTCTTAAATTCAGACATTATCACAAGTTCTTCATAAATTTTGATTGCAAATTTCTAGCAATAATCAGAAGTCAGATTATTCTGAACATGCACAGGAGAGGGGAAAAAGTGTTATTCAATCAAAACTCCACTGGAGTATGGCAcagataataatatatatatatatatataatttttttttttgatgagataaTAAGTGATTTCATTAGAGAGGCTTAGCagcatttttgttttgaattatatatagataattgcTAGTTTAACTTACAAAGAGTCTTCAATCACCAGGCTGTGATCTGCAGTTACACCCATTCTCTTTGCAGCCTCTTCAAATCTGTTAACAATTTGGGAATCATATgattatagaaaaaaattaaaatgacaatcaaAAGTGAAAtttcttcatgaaaaagaaaagaaaaaacagaggTAGTTGGATATCCGGTGGAAATGGTTCCCTTCTCATACATGAGATTCTTTggatttgacaaaattttttctttcacatgTTGAGAATCATCTCAGAATTtcgcccaaaaaaaaaaatctaattattttttaaacttttactCATGGTGACAGAACCACCTTCTAGAATGGTTTTATGTATGGAAGGTTCCATTTCCATACAAATTCAATGCAGCCTTAATTTTGCTCTGAAATTGTAAAAAACCTTACAGATCTGGAGAGGGCTTTCCCGATTTGACCTGGTCACTTCCAAGAATTACTGAAAAGTACTCCTTCCAACCTAAACAAataatttagatgaaaaagaataaattgatGTGGAAATAGTGCAGTGAAAAACCAATCATCTATTAAGAGATTAATTGCTATGCAACAAAAGAGAACAAAGAGGAAATACAAACAACTGAGAAAGCTATGCCCTGCAACTCTAATGGATAATACACTTGTTCAAAGtaatacacacacaaacacaaaacagAAACAGAAAGAATAATCCAAAAAGAAGTTGTTTGCCAATAGAACTCTGACCCAAGATTAACATTAGGATTACATACTTCAAACATGTCCTAACTTTGGTTTTTAGTGCATGCTGGAATGTTGGCTGCCTATAATTTGTTCTATAGGTAAATTTACAATAACTCAATGATGTTATCTTATTTCAAACCACAGCCATTGTAGATGCTAGACTCAATTCAGAACCTTCACCATGGACTTGGCCTCTAGTATCCAAGATTAGCATTACATGCAATTAGCCACCAAGATATGAGATAGTTATGGAGAAAAAAGCAAGTGCTTTAATGAAATTACATAATTCAACTAATTCAGGCATACACAAAATATAAGAGGATGGAAATGTCAAAGCAGGAAAAAAATCTTGGTAATGAAATCAAGCAATACTATGGACCGAGTGACTACTAGCCTGAGATTTTTATATTCTACATTAAACAactattatttatttggttgtttGATTTGGTAGGGTTCAGTGAcctatattaacaaaaaaatgcaATATAACACCCTTTCACCCCAGATTACTAAACTTTAAGGAAAGTAATTGGAATAAAAAGATTTCCATCATTCCATGAAAGCAGTAATTTATGTAAATTGCTTCTCAGTGATTGgtagatttgattaattttttatttaaccagAAGAACTCtagcacaaaaaaattgataggACACTTACATCCTCTGCTTAAGAAGTTAAGAACAACTACTAAAGTTCTATTCCTGCACTTGTGCGTTTGTCCAACAATTGCTGATTCAGAAAATGTAAAGGGAAACTATGATGATGGTGAAACTCAATCAGGAGTGTGTAATCCTTTTGTATCCCCAAAATGTCACAGTCAGACACATTgtaaatatacaaaatattttgtaaactTCGGCACTTCACTGTAATGAAAAGCACCAGTTGGAACAACATGCATGACTTACTATGATCCACACACAACAAAGAGAGACCTTTCAAATCCATGTTTATCAATTTTCACAGCAGCTCATTTTATCTACGCATAAGGGGGAGCTTCAAGAAGATCTCTACAAGAAATGTCCATTATGTTTATACAGATCAAATTACTCTAAATCTGTTAAACAACTTCGACAAGTATTATGAGCTATGATAAATCATTTGGCGACAACAATAATTTCAATGTCAGGTcagatatttctttttctaatgaCAATATTAATAAAGTGAATTGGTAGAACACGAATCAGAGATTAAAGAAAGGCTTGATTGAAACTAATATCCAGGAAAGTCAAGAAAGACAACCTTTTTGGAGAGAGATTTTTGCATCTATGTATTCTCTTAAAGAGTTTGAAGCAAGAGCAAATGGCACTCCATGTTTATGGAGATGTTTCATAAGTCGATTAGCCCCAGGAAGTGGTTTTGCTTGCAGCCACCTAAAGGTATACAATGAACGAGTTAGAAGACTACACAAACGATGCAGAGATGTAAATACAAGTATGTTCGGTACAAGAAAGGTTATTTCCATGCTAACATTAAAAAGTTGAAGCATTTAAGGGTGAACAAAGTTCTCTGTGTTGCTTCAGAGCAGTTTCAAGCATGCGAAAGCATTTCATTGCATGCTAAGATGTAAGGGCCTTGGAAGCAATTGAAGTTCTCTAAGAATAATATTGCCATATACTGGTGTAGTACTTAAATTAGTTATTTATAACTAAACTAGTCTAGTTTCATTAACCAAAACTGTTATGTCAAGAAACAATGAACACAATGGAAGATTTCTTCTGAAGAAAATCATTAAAATCCAAAGCAAATCAGCTAATGGCTCAACAAAGTTTTGGCGGTAGACTGTTGAGATAAAAATTATGTCTCTCATCCACTGTCTCATCTCATGCCAATTAGCAAAATCAGTAACTCTTTCTTCAGTAAACTCTGAAGCTTCATCATATTAAAATGGACCATATTAAATCGTTGAGACCTTCCATTCATGATTTAGTTAATTTTGTATTGGCATAATTTATTGAATGACCAAACAAGAAATGTTCTTTTGTTACCATAATTTATTGTTTCCACTTTCTAGCACCTAGGCTggtcaaaaatataaaactctGTTTGTAGAAAGGGCCTGGT from Castanea sativa cultivar Marrone di Chiusa Pesio chromosome 6, ASM4071231v1 includes:
- the LOC142638835 gene encoding bifunctional riboflavin kinase/FMN phosphatase-like, translated to MSCCESCKPKTKILAVIFDLDGTILDTERLTKGLLKEYLAKYGKEVDMEREEKKRMGMTQKESAAAIVKDYALPLTPDQYIKEITPMYRQKWLQAKPLPGANRLMKHLHKHGVPFALASNSLREYIDAKISLQKGWKEYFSVILGSDQVKSGKPSPDLFEEAAKRMGVTADHSLVIEDSLVGVRAANAAKMKVVAVPSHSETDCYALADSVLHSLLEFQPEQWGLPPLDDWVDNALPIEPIHVNIVSVNGSVCEVIENGVSALPDQIFGVYFGWAKVDPHKRFKVVVSIGWDQCSCISKRKFHICIIDGNIDCISGQQTQLTLVGYIRGLNSKDITSMTVEVLEEYKSVANASMDLPMFVHHSCEPLLSEACALED